A part of Hippea maritima DSM 10411 genomic DNA contains:
- the rfbC gene encoding dTDP-4-dehydrorhamnose 3,5-epimerase: MKIIKTKIPDVVIIELKVFGDNRGYFMETFRQDIFEKNVRKINFIQDNESKSKRGVLRGLHYQLPPFAQSKLVRVIKGSVIDVAVDIRKGSSTFGKYVAVELSEDNKKQLFIPRGFAHGFLVTSDEAIFTYKVDNYYAPEYDRNIRFDDPDININWNFPKDKILVSEKDKNAPLLKDAEIFEYVDLYEDVQ; encoded by the coding sequence ATGAAAATTATAAAAACCAAAATTCCTGATGTTGTAATAATAGAGCTAAAAGTTTTTGGAGATAATAGAGGTTATTTTATGGAAACTTTTAGGCAAGATATATTTGAAAAAAATGTTAGGAAAATAAATTTTATTCAAGACAATGAGTCTAAAAGTAAAAGAGGTGTTTTAAGAGGACTTCATTATCAGTTACCTCCATTTGCACAAAGTAAATTAGTAAGAGTAATAAAAGGAAGTGTAATAGATGTAGCTGTAGATATAAGAAAAGGCTCATCTACATTTGGAAAATATGTAGCAGTAGAGCTTAGTGAAGATAATAAAAAACAGCTTTTTATACCAAGAGGATTTGCTCATGGATTTTTAGTTACAAGTGATGAAGCTATCTTTACTTATAAAGTAGATAATTATTATGCACCTGAATATGACAGAAATATAAGATTTGATGATCCTGATATTAATATTAATTGGAATTTTCCAAAAGATAAAATACTTGTATCAGAAAAAGATAAAAACGCTCCTTTACTTAAAGATGCTGAAATTTTTGAATATGTTGATTTATACGAGGATGTTCAATGA
- a CDS encoding transposase, producing MRISFENAFYHITARGIRRENIFYSDKDKYVFIDKMNETFEKYSFVCYAYCLMDNHYHLFIKTPSANISEGMHYLNTSYANWFRAKYKLVGSIFQGRYKSIVVDADSYALVLSAYIHLNPARAGMVDDPDNYHFSSFLDYIGKKSPLVKRLDVSFILSNFSDNEEQAQKQYMKYVIENADLKNPLEKSYKNLALGSEKFIEKIKEKISKLSSNREISHIKGENLLPKERVINAVSTQFNIKQNIIFKKIKGNIYRKLTLYLLKKYTPLSLKEIGELFNIDYSAVSQTVKRFEKEMRKDKITQGMVEKTTKEMERK from the coding sequence TTGAGAATTTCTTTTGAGAATGCATTCTACCATATAACCGCAAGAGGCATTAGAAGAGAAAATATCTTTTATTCTGATAAGGATAAATATGTCTTTATAGACAAAATGAATGAAACCTTTGAAAAATACTCTTTTGTATGTTACGCCTACTGCCTTATGGATAACCACTATCATCTGTTTATAAAAACGCCATCTGCAAACATCTCAGAGGGCATGCATTATCTCAATACATCTTATGCCAACTGGTTTAGGGCAAAATATAAACTTGTAGGCTCTATATTTCAGGGTAGATATAAATCCATTGTTGTTGATGCGGATAGCTATGCATTAGTTTTATCAGCCTACATTCATCTAAATCCTGCAAGAGCTGGTATGGTTGATGATCCGGATAACTATCATTTTTCAAGTTTCTTAGATTATATCGGCAAAAAAAGCCCTCTCGTAAAAAGACTTGATGTGTCATTTATATTAAGCAATTTTTCAGATAATGAAGAACAGGCTCAAAAACAATATATGAAGTATGTTATAGAGAATGCAGATCTTAAAAATCCCCTTGAAAAAAGTTATAAGAATTTAGCTTTAGGTAGTGAAAAATTTATAGAAAAGATAAAAGAGAAGATATCCAAATTGAGTTCAAACAGGGAAATAAGTCATATAAAAGGTGAAAACTTACTACCAAAAGAACGTGTGATTAATGCTGTATCAACTCAGTTTAATATAAAACAAAACATAATCTTTAAAAAAATCAAAGGCAATATTTACCGAAAATTAACCCTATATCTTCTAAAAAAATACACACCTTTATCATTGAAAGAAATTGGTGAACTGTTTAATATCGATTATTCTGCTGTATCTCAAACTGTAAAAAGATTTGAAAAAGAAATGAGAAAAGATAAAATAACCCAAGGAATGGTAGAAAAAACGACAAAAGAGATGGAGAGGAAATGA
- the rfbD gene encoding dTDP-4-dehydrorhamnose reductase, whose amino-acid sequence MNVLVTGANGQLGSEIKYLVKNNLTSNIKHLTFFFTDKDKLDITKKEEIEKFVKEKDIDLIINCAAYTAVDKAEEEKELSDLINHQAVKYLANISKENDITLIHISTDYVFDGKNYKPYKEDYKTNPQGIYGLTKLKGEEAFINSGARGIIIRTSWVYSTFGHNFVKTMLRLKDRSELNVVFDQVGTPTYARDLAKAILEIIDKNYEKLNNFKAEIFHFSNEGICSWYDFAKAIFDIKSIDIKINPIETKDYPTPAKRPYYSVLNKNKIKKEFNIEIPYWRESLKKMLSFEV is encoded by the coding sequence ATGAATGTTTTAGTAACTGGAGCAAATGGTCAATTAGGTAGTGAAATAAAATATTTAGTAAAAAACAATTTAACATCTAACATCAAACATTTAACATTTTTCTTTACTGATAAAGATAAACTTGATATTACGAAAAAAGAAGAAATTGAAAAATTTGTAAAAGAAAAAGATATTGATTTAATTATTAACTGTGCTGCATACACAGCAGTAGATAAAGCAGAAGAGGAAAAAGAACTTTCTGATTTGATTAATCATCAAGCAGTTAAATATTTAGCTAATATTTCAAAAGAAAATGATATTACTTTAATACATATTTCTACTGATTATGTATTTGATGGAAAAAATTATAAACCATATAAAGAGGATTATAAAACAAATCCTCAGGGAATTTATGGACTTACAAAATTAAAAGGTGAAGAGGCTTTTATAAATAGTGGTGCAAGAGGTATTATAATAAGAACATCTTGGGTTTATAGTACTTTTGGACACAATTTTGTAAAAACAATGCTGAGATTAAAAGACAGAAGTGAACTTAATGTAGTATTTGACCAGGTAGGAACTCCTACTTATGCAAGAGATTTAGCAAAAGCTATTTTAGAAATAATTGATAAAAATTATGAAAAATTAAATAATTTTAAAGCAGAAATTTTTCATTTTAGCAACGAAGGTATATGCAGTTGGTATGATTTTGCAAAGGCTATATTTGATATAAAGAGTATTGATATAAAAATAAATCCAATTGAAACAAAAGATTATCCTACACCGGCAAAAAGACCTTATTACTCAGTGCTTAATAAAAACAAAATAAAAAAAGAATTTAATATTGAAATTCCTTATTGGAGAGAAAGTTTAAAAAAAATGTTGAGTTTTGAGGTATGA
- the rfbA gene encoding glucose-1-phosphate thymidylyltransferase RfbA has product MKGIILAGGSGTRLYPITKGISKQLLPLYDKPMIYYPLSVLMLSGIKDILIISNPEYIDNYKMLFGDGSQIELNIEYKIQNEPRGLAEAFIIGEEFIGNDDVCLVLGDNVFFGHGLTEVLKNAVENIKNENKATVFGYYVNDPERYGVVEFDENGKVISIEEKPKNPKSNYAVVGLYFYPNDVIKKAHKVKPSDRGELEITSINEMYLKEDRLKVELLGRGYAWFDTGTHDSLLDASDFIRAIEKRTGLKVGCIEEIAYLNGWIDKEKLKELATPLKKTGYGQYLLKIAKEGKK; this is encoded by the coding sequence ATGAAAGGAATAATATTAGCAGGGGGAAGTGGAACAAGGTTATATCCGATTACAAAAGGAATTTCAAAACAGTTACTGCCACTTTATGACAAGCCTATGATTTATTATCCATTAAGTGTATTGATGTTAAGCGGAATAAAAGATATTTTAATTATTTCAAATCCGGAGTATATTGATAATTATAAAATGCTTTTTGGAGATGGAAGCCAAATAGAACTGAATATAGAGTATAAAATACAAAATGAGCCAAGGGGACTTGCGGAAGCGTTTATCATTGGAGAAGAGTTTATAGGTAATGATGATGTATGTTTAGTATTAGGAGACAATGTATTTTTTGGACATGGACTTACTGAAGTTTTAAAAAATGCGGTAGAAAATATTAAAAATGAAAATAAAGCAACAGTTTTTGGGTATTATGTAAATGACCCTGAAAGATATGGAGTAGTAGAGTTTGATGAAAACGGGAAGGTTATTTCAATAGAAGAAAAACCAAAAAATCCAAAAAGTAATTATGCAGTGGTAGGGCTTTATTTTTATCCAAATGATGTTATAAAAAAAGCTCATAAAGTAAAACCAAGTGATAGAGGAGAGCTTGAAATTACATCTATAAATGAGATGTATTTAAAAGAAGATAGATTAAAAGTAGAATTGCTTGGTAGAGGATATGCATGGTTTGATACAGGGACACATGATAGTTTACTTGATGCAAGTGATTTTATAAGAGCTATAGAAAAAAGAACAGGCCTTAAAGTTGGCTGTATTGAAGAGATAGCATATTTAAATGGTTGGATAGATAAGGAAAAATTAAAAGAGTTAGCAACACCTCTTAAAAAAACTGGATATGGACAATATCTTTTAAAAATTGCAAAAGAAGGCAAAAAATGA
- a CDS encoding four helix bundle protein, protein MNENTIYKKSFDFAVRIAKLYNFLCSNYKEYTISKQLLRCGTSIGSNVNEAISAQSKKDFISKMAIANKEARETKYWINLLIATDYLSKTENHVITLQNDIEEIIKILTSIVKTSQENLKKEQNVK, encoded by the coding sequence ATGAATGAAAATACTATATACAAAAAAAGTTTTGATTTTGCAGTTAGAATTGCAAAACTTTATAATTTTTTGTGTAGTAATTATAAAGAATATACTATATCTAAACAATTACTTCGTTGTGGAACTTCAATTGGATCAAATGTCAATGAAGCAATATCAGCACAAAGTAAAAAAGATTTTATTTCAAAAATGGCAATAGCAAATAAAGAAGCAAGAGAAACAAAATATTGGATCAATTTATTAATTGCAACGGATTATCTTTCAAAAACAGAAAATCATGTTATTACATTACAAAATGATATTGAGGAAATTATAAAAATATTAACTTCTATTGTAAAAACATCCCAAGAAAACCTTAAAAAGGAACAAAATGTCAAATAA